A DNA window from Choristoneura fumiferana chromosome 24, NRCan_CFum_1, whole genome shotgun sequence contains the following coding sequences:
- the ND-42 gene encoding NADH dehydrogenase (ubiquinone) subunit ND-42: MAGLIKTSVIKIISPSHGAKIAACTFIQHRNISGKALRESLPAPPPKKAPFDYVNKDYTWFRSLFDRTTHRFDDNTKVIVVEGPVAAGKTQFASALAEDLGMKHFPEANMDLHYVRPNGIDLRIFDKDIPEDTRTFDHVNFNCTPNHRLAGNFQIMMYSGRYSQYIDALAHLLNTGQGVVLERSPYSDFVFLEAMYSQKYISKGVRSVYYELRNNTIEELMRPHLVVYLDVPVNKVQEAIKKRGCKHETGGKALTPEFLTEMERQYKNKYLRDISTHAELLVYDWSGGGEVEVVVEDIERLNFEQYTEREEPKMKDWRLPREMEWADQRMLYTNQKHYLMNLFGIPRLDVPELVTGPDDAYAREQVIYNHPAFEYEVGYNKDDGNTLAKNKMPKYTEYI; this comes from the exons ATGGCTGGTCTCATAAAAACTTCAGTGATCAAGATCATTAGCCCGAGCCATGGGGCTAAAATAGCTGCTTGCACTTTTATCCAACACCGCAACATCTCTGGCAAGGCTCTCCGCGAGTCGCTCCCGGCGCCTCCGCCGAAAAAGGCGCCTTTTGACTATGTGAACAAAGACTACACCTGGTTCCGAAGTCTCTTCGACAGAACAACCCATAGATTCGATGACAACACAAAAGTGATCGTCGTCGAAGGACCAGTGGCGGCAGGAAAGACCCAGTTCGCGTCTGCTCTCGCAGAGGACTTGGGAATGAAACATTTCCCCGAAGCGAACATGGATCTCCACTATGTCAGGCCCAATGGGATCGACTTGAGGATCTTTGACAAAGATATCCCTGAAGACACTAGGACCTTCGACCATGTCAATTTCAACTGCACCCCAAACCACCGTTTGGCTGGAAACTTCCAGATTATGATGTACAGTGGTCGTTACAGCCAATACATTGATGCATTGGCCCATTTACTTAACACTGGACAGGGTGTTGTCTTGGAGAGGTCACCATACTCTGACTTTGTGTTCCTAGAGGCTATGTACTCACAGAAGTACATTAGCAAAGGTGTCCGCTCAGTGTATTATGAGCTGAGAAACAACACAATTGAGGAACTGATGAGACCTCACCTTGTTGTTTACTTGGATGTTCCTGTTAATAAA GTGCAAGAAGCGATCAAGAAGCGTGGCTGCAAGCACGAGACAGGTGGCAAGGCGTTGACCCCAGAGTTCCTCACCGAGATGGAGCGCCAGTACAAGAACAAGTATCTGCGAGACATCTCCACGCACGCAGAACTGCTTGTGTATGACTGGAGTGGCGGCGGCGAAGTCGAAGTT GTAGTAGAGGATATCGAGCGTCTCAATTTCGAGCAGTACACGGAGCGTGAAGAACCTAAGATGAAGGACTGGCGTCTGCCGCGCGAG ATGGAATGGGCGGACCAGCGTATGCTGTACACGAATCAGAAGCACTATCTCATGAACTTGTTCGGGATCCCGCGGCTCGATGTGCCCGAACTAGTCACCGGCCCCGACGACGCTTACGCCAGGGAACAG GTGATCTACAACCACCCCGCCTTCGAGTATGAAGTTGGCTACAACAAGGACGACGGCAACACTCTCGCCAAGAACAAGATGCCCAAATACACtgaatatatttaa
- the LOC141441839 gene encoding glutathione synthetase-like isoform X1, with protein sequence MKMSQARLASCIPVPMDQKALVGVIEKAKDWALMHGVGMRDKKHFTKDSIQIAPFVLLPSPFPRTEFTKAVELQQVLNELMHKVAHDEEFLETTLQNALQVDEFTASLYDIWVTVRKEGIVQPISLGMLRSDIMLESRCPHTENQCAKHTPYCSWKQVEINSIASGFGHLGPISREIQSYVLRQLGHGDLIKNMPENKALSGLCGGITEAYDLFGVPGAVILFVVEEVSYNICDQRFHEFQISETRPEIVIYRRTLNEIYEESALNDKKQLILEGKPVAVVYYRSGYEPAQYPSSREWDARLRVERSTAIKCPSIQYQLAGTKKVQQALAAPGVLEKFMGGGASTGRVRDIFTGLYSLDFDDGGERAVEMALADAERFVLKPQREGGGNNLYGADVREALLRMRHSRERAAYILMERILPPLVSGYVVRPGGPVPPPLCDLVSELGIFGVIIGTKEKILCNRQVGHMLRTKLADANEGGVAAGLGALDSPYLLDL encoded by the exons ATGAAAATGTCGCAAGCTCGTTTAGCTTCTTGTATCCCGGTGCCGATGGACCAAAAAGCCTTGGTCGGTGTTATTGAAAAAGCGAAGGATTGGGCCCTCATGCATGGCGTCGGCATGAGGGACAAAAAACACTTCACCAAGGACTCTATTCAG ATTGCACCGTTTGTCCTGCTGCCGTCTCCATTTCCTCGCACAGAGTTCACCAAAGCCGTGGAACTCCAGCAAGTATTGAACGAGCTAATGCACAAG GTTGCTCATGACGAAGAGTTCCTGGAGACAACTCTTCAAAACGCGCTGCAAGTCGACGAGTTCACCGCCAGTCTGTATGACATCTGGGTCACTGTGCGCAAGGAAGGCATCGTACAG CCGATATCGCTAGGCATGCTGCGTTCCGACATCATGTTGGAGTCCCGCTGCCCCCACACCGAGAACCAATGCGCGAAGCACACGCCTTACTGCTCGTGGAAACAAGTCGAGATCAACAGCATCGCGTCTGGCTTCGGCCATCTTGGGCCGATCTCGAGGGAGATACAGAG ttatgtTTTGCGTCAATTGGGCCACGGTGatcttattaaaaat ATGCCCGAGAATAAGGCACTATCGGGCCTCTGCGGAGGTATAACGGAGGCCTACGACCTCTTCGGGGTCCCCGGGGCGGTGATTCTCTTCGTCGTCGAGGAGGTGTCCTACAACATCTGCGATCAGCGATTCCATGAGTTCCAGATATCGGAGACCAGGCCCGAGATTGTG ATATATAGAAGAACATTAAATGAAATATACGAAGAGAGTGCACTTAATGACAAGAAACAACTCATTCT TGAAGGCAAGCCAGTGGCTGTGGTGTACTACAGATCGGGATACGAACCGGCACAGTATCCTTCGTCGCGAGAGTGGGATGCAAGATTGAGAGTTGAACGGTCCAC AGCTATAAAATGCCCGTCCATCCAGTACCAACTGGCTGGCACCAAGAAAGTGCAGCAGGCCCTGGCGGCGCCCGGCGTGTTGGAGAAGTTCATGGGCGGCGGTGCGAGCACGGGCCGCGTGCGTGACATCTTCACCGGGCTGTACTCGCTCGACTTCGACGACGGCGGCGAAAGGGCGGTGGAGATGGCGCTAGCTGATGCTGAGAG GTTCGTCCTGAAGCCGCAGCGCGAGGGCGGCGGCAACAACCTGTACGGCGCCGACGTGCGCGAGGCGCTACTGCGCATGCGCCACAGCCGCGAGCGCGCCGCCTACATACTGATGGAGCGCATCCTGCCGCCGCTG GTGTCCGGGTACGTGGTGCGTCCGGGCGGGCCGGTGCCGCCGCCGCTGTGCGACCTGGTCTCCGAGCTCGGCATCTTCGGGGTCATCATTGG taCTAAGGAGAAGATTCTCTGCAACCGCCAAGTGGGTCACATGTTGCGGACGAAGTTGGCAGACGCCAACGAGGGCGGAGTCGCCGCCGGCCTGGGCGCCCTGGACTCACCCTACCTTCTCGACCTATAA
- the LOC141441839 gene encoding glutathione synthetase-like isoform X2 — protein MKMSQARLASCIPVPMDQKALVGVIEKAKDWALMHGVGMRDKKHFTKDSIQIAPFVLLPSPFPRTEFTKAVELQQVLNELMHKVAHDEEFLETTLQNALQVDEFTASLYDIWVTVRKEGIVQSVSLGLFRSDYLMQEPDNNKIKQVEFNTVAASFGAISSNLPAMSRYVLRQLGHGDLIKNMPENKALSGLCGGITEAYDLFGVPGAVILFVVEEVSYNICDQRFHEFQISETRPEIVIYRRTLNEIYEESALNDKKQLILEGKPVAVVYYRSGYEPAQYPSSREWDARLRVERSTAIKCPSIQYQLAGTKKVQQALAAPGVLEKFMGGGASTGRVRDIFTGLYSLDFDDGGERAVEMALADAERFVLKPQREGGGNNLYGADVREALLRMRHSRERAAYILMERILPPLVSGYVVRPGGPVPPPLCDLVSELGIFGVIIGTKEKILCNRQVGHMLRTKLADANEGGVAAGLGALDSPYLLDL, from the exons ATGAAAATGTCGCAAGCTCGTTTAGCTTCTTGTATCCCGGTGCCGATGGACCAAAAAGCCTTGGTCGGTGTTATTGAAAAAGCGAAGGATTGGGCCCTCATGCATGGCGTCGGCATGAGGGACAAAAAACACTTCACCAAGGACTCTATTCAG ATTGCACCGTTTGTCCTGCTGCCGTCTCCATTTCCTCGCACAGAGTTCACCAAAGCCGTGGAACTCCAGCAAGTATTGAACGAGCTAATGCACAAG GTTGCTCATGACGAAGAGTTCCTGGAGACAACTCTTCAAAACGCGCTGCAAGTCGACGAGTTCACCGCCAGTCTGTATGACATCTGGGTCACTGTGCGCAAGGAAGGCATCGTACAG TCTGTCAGCCTCGGCCTGTTCCGTTCCGACTACCTGATGCAAGAGCCAGacaacaacaaaataaagcAAGTGGAGTTTAACACGGTGGCCGCGAGTTTTGGCGCCATCTCGTCGAACCTTCCCGCCATGTCTCG ttatgtTTTGCGTCAATTGGGCCACGGTGatcttattaaaaat ATGCCCGAGAATAAGGCACTATCGGGCCTCTGCGGAGGTATAACGGAGGCCTACGACCTCTTCGGGGTCCCCGGGGCGGTGATTCTCTTCGTCGTCGAGGAGGTGTCCTACAACATCTGCGATCAGCGATTCCATGAGTTCCAGATATCGGAGACCAGGCCCGAGATTGTG ATATATAGAAGAACATTAAATGAAATATACGAAGAGAGTGCACTTAATGACAAGAAACAACTCATTCT TGAAGGCAAGCCAGTGGCTGTGGTGTACTACAGATCGGGATACGAACCGGCACAGTATCCTTCGTCGCGAGAGTGGGATGCAAGATTGAGAGTTGAACGGTCCAC AGCTATAAAATGCCCGTCCATCCAGTACCAACTGGCTGGCACCAAGAAAGTGCAGCAGGCCCTGGCGGCGCCCGGCGTGTTGGAGAAGTTCATGGGCGGCGGTGCGAGCACGGGCCGCGTGCGTGACATCTTCACCGGGCTGTACTCGCTCGACTTCGACGACGGCGGCGAAAGGGCGGTGGAGATGGCGCTAGCTGATGCTGAGAG GTTCGTCCTGAAGCCGCAGCGCGAGGGCGGCGGCAACAACCTGTACGGCGCCGACGTGCGCGAGGCGCTACTGCGCATGCGCCACAGCCGCGAGCGCGCCGCCTACATACTGATGGAGCGCATCCTGCCGCCGCTG GTGTCCGGGTACGTGGTGCGTCCGGGCGGGCCGGTGCCGCCGCCGCTGTGCGACCTGGTCTCCGAGCTCGGCATCTTCGGGGTCATCATTGG taCTAAGGAGAAGATTCTCTGCAACCGCCAAGTGGGTCACATGTTGCGGACGAAGTTGGCAGACGCCAACGAGGGCGGAGTCGCCGCCGGCCTGGGCGCCCTGGACTCACCCTACCTTCTCGACCTATAA